gcgccgccgtaCGGGCCGctgcgggtggcggtcggccgccccggctcgccggaaaatccaactatttccaaaaattctcaaaaaatacagaattgaagatctcaattagtagagtaaactttatacctaaggccaaggccaatttggcctggaaacacttcaatttcaccaaaatccgtacggaaccctagaattgggtgagttccaattcgtcTTCAAATCAACTCCGTCGTCCCAGccaatgcttgggctttgttctaggtcctacgggaatgctaaaggtgttagtaattgaaagaaaacatttcaagatttgaagaatttgaacAAGAAAGTCGTGGCACCCACGGGTGCGTTCTTCACCAATTCACcatcaaatttcatgatttttggggtgaaacatgaagagggaaggcctaggtGTTGATTGGAAGTGGTACCTTGATCCAATTTGTGAGAATTCCGGTGACAATCGTCGGAATTTGGGTGTGGGTGTCGCGGATCGAAACGGGTCGCGGGTGAAGAcccatttttcttccttctctcctccgcttctcgccctctctcctttcctcctttctctGTTCCGATTGGCCggtctcctctctctcttctccccattcgccagcactctctcctttctctcccagagctcctgctctctcttcctctggttaggcagttttgcccaatctcttcttcttcttcttcttcttacgcgcgcacacacacacacaaaccttctttcttctcatcccagccatccatttatttcttcattaaatctgggccgtccactttcataaaagaaattccatattttactaaattataattcctaaaatgcccaaatttcaaacgttaataaatttttcgatataactccaaatcacgcacTGTCTGCGCCCATGCGTCcatagcgacgagtactacgaggatatgtgaagaaaacaaatcttagatggcacgacacaacgattaacctcgaataatgcacgtgcctcaaagggcatttttttataaaatcctttattaaaactttaaaactcttaaaatcagggacgggctgtcacatttatccatttattttatatatgtaaaattagcacaaaccatgttcttgaTTCAATgatacttagcacccaataaattagcaaggaatttatcggtcattctctcaataacattGTTGCAGGAAtaatgattctcatcatcaagaaattcgccaaattaatttaaattccttgcggATAACCATAAAATTGATAGAAATGCTTTAacagaaatgtcttctaaacaatttttgtaacacaATAATACTtggcaaatattatatttaccttcattggtaacaattaaaaatatcgtccgtaaactattatttcaattattggaatgatataaagacttaaaaaattaaaatacggaaatgtatgatgaatgtacctataacagtgtttaattgtcaaaaaaatgaaaattatgacaatttttttttttaattttcaagttcttaaaaaacatgtagacgggtgaaaaatgggtaatggtaaaaaaaaaaaaaaacataaacgggttaaaaagagtaaatgggtaaacgggtattaaacggttacggttaattgggtatgcggttatgggtatggttaaccgtttataaacggttatgggtatgggtataaccgtttagacaattaccaaacaggtaaacggttatgtgggtatgagtataaacgattatgggtaaataaccacggttacccgctcgccataaccgttgcccatccctaatcaagaagtttaatgagaagtaatgatttttgttgtttaaaactaatgagaggtcctaagttcgaaatgttatgtgcatgtttatttttttcaatttttacaaatttttgtttggttgttaatttatttactAGCTAGTAGCTACGTGGGTTGCTATTTTTAAATATCCATTCCAATTCAAGTCTCATCATCAGTAAAGAGTAACGCgtaaactaaatttttagaccaaatttgcaaataatATTACGTGTCATCAAAAGGTTTAATTTAATGTTCAttcattacttatacatatcctTAAAGACCCAAaaacattaatatttttttagtcttatattgacgaggttagtaaataagaaaaaataattcacgatttatacaaaaacactttaaaagttcaaaaaaaaacaaaactcataatctatttacttgtaagcccgaaggtttttagttttcttctcttgatacaaaataaattaactaTTTtgtatttctaaattattgagtttgaagtgtttttctaaatataattttatcgatatcttacgtgtgaaaataaatatttgctTTATGTGAAATGAGGACACATTTTTTAACATCGCTCCGGACCTAAAAAATCTCTGGACCGGCCCTGTAAATGGgtcgagttttttttttttttgtaattttattttatcaaatgataaattttgtttaattagatATTAAATTAATCACCGACAGAATTCGACAGGTTAAGTGAGTCGAGTATTTGTGTCATTAAATCATTTACAACAAGTTTAAGAGATACAGTCGACAGTATAGCCTCAAAAGCTACAACATGAGCCAAATCTTCTTGCCATTTACACACAATGCAAAGCAagaacttgaattttttttaatcaaaaaccaaaatgattgagAACCAAACCATGATGCAGGCCCTGTCAAGGACGCTTTAATAGAATGATCACTCGATGAGGCCCGATACGTGTCTCGCTTACACGACCAAGGTGACGAAGGACCTGTGCAGCAGCAAAATGCCCAAGGAAAATGGAATGAAAAAGAGAAATGCCATCACAAAACCTTAGTCATCATCATTCAAGTAAATATATAGCACAAAAACTCTTTTTTAATCAGTtattcgaacttaagacctcctTGTTAGAGGAGAAATGAGATCATTAACTATATCATACTCCCGCTATATTCTACACGTATGACTGGCTAACTCGATTTGCCAACGGAAAAGATAACAGAAACGTGATAGGAAGTTTATGGAGGAGATAGTAAAGCTTCATGCTAATCTTGAAAGCATCTCATAAGCATCATAGAGTTTAAACAATTAACTACAAAAACAGAACTTTGAATTATGTAAAACTTTAGACCtggcaatttcttacacgactTGTTAACAAGACAtgtaaacgacacgaaaataatcgGTTTCAGGTCGACATGATAACTAATTGGGTTGTTATCGGGTCACACAATAAGAACCCATTAATAACGGATCATTAACAGGTTTACACGAGATTGACATGCAAATAATCTGTTTCGACACAttaagaaaaatgttattttgataattttaattttttaaactacttaaaaaacttactataaaatacgaGAGCCgtattgtatatgtatatagtgTATATTAAAATACGAGAGTGACATGCGGATAATCTATTTTGAAAcgttaagaaaaaagttattttaatcattttaattttttaaactacttaAAAAagcttactataaaatacaatagccatattgcATATGTATATAGTGTATATTAAAATATGTATtactgtattattattctatataaatttaacaatttttaagttttatttatttttatagtgtACTATAGGCAAggagtgagattaaaaaaattataaaacacattaaaaataaaaatatcaagtaatttaaaaataccaaacacatcgaaaaaaatataataattaatttacaagtgcgaAAAAATGTGAAATAATATGCAAACCCTCATAATCACATCCTCTACACTTTGAGGATGGGTACATCGTAGTtcgaatttttaaaaccatacaaaccctcatgaatagtatttttaagggagttcaaaataaaccaaTATCATTTCCCTTGGTGATTGATGAAATTTGAAGGGTTTTGTTGTAAAAAAGAGGTGCAAGGTTTCATCAACCTTGAAACATAACTCCTTTCATTTTTCATATCCTTGAACATTTGGTATTTTGTTGtaatgtactaatgttttttattACTCTTACGTTGGGGTATGTAATACTTAAAAGACAAatgttatttttatgttttgaagtaatatttatgtgaccaggtgatatacatatacaaatttagtattatgttttcaattttttgggggtcaaattatgttttctatttcattatttattgatttaaaatatattttccttatcGGGTAATGGATCGGGTCATATTATTTGATAAGATTAATGGGTCGATTTCGGATCAGGTCATATTACCGTTCACTTTAACggatgttacacgacacgacccgttaagatatcggggtatatcacgaaaacgacacgaatgtCAGGTGTATATAAAACCAACAGTAGCACGAGTATGCTAAAACTACTTTTAGGATGAAATTCCCACTGAAACCAAGCACATCAGGTTTGAAATAATTACCGGGGTAATTTAACCAAGACATGAAATAATCAGTTTGCAGTTCATGAAGCATGGGAAGGTAAATGTATACTATTTACTTAAAGTTATGCCAAAAACAGGTGAAGTTTTCTTTAATTGCACTACGATATTTCTTCCCTAACTTCTTTTTCAGTTTCTAAAATCATAAaagtttgaaagaaaaaaaggcaaGGCACAAGCTTACAGTTAGTATTGCTTTTCCAGTGTTGTCAGGCTTCAAGGTTGGTCCTTTCATGTCAGTTTCGAGAAAGAAGTGTTTTCCCTTTATTCCTTCTGTCATTGCAATGTCCCTCATTTCCTGCATATTTTATGGTGGGAAGTTGGGAACTGAATGCTAATGCATAAATCAACAGTTACATGCGATGCTCAAGAATACGACACCTTCACCAAGGATGAAGAGGCTTATATGATGAGAGAGAGCTACCTCCCACTTTGTAACCCATGCTATTGGCCACCAACAAAACCCCCTAGACAATTTAAAACATATAACCTGGTTAAGTTCACTTACCAGCGCCTTTTCCCAAAGATCTCCTGCTACCTGCATGATGATTGGTAAACCAGAGTCAGACGTGTGCAATAGCATCTATGTACGAACCAAAGACTCAGAGAGACAGAATGCAAACCTTCTTCTTTGGGGCAAATATCAGCTGAGCGTTTGCTTCTGCATACGTCGCCATGTCATTAATAGCTGCATTGATCTTCTCTACTGTAAGCCTTCCCCTCATGTATCTGCGATTCGAAAATTGGGGAAAGAATTAGGAGACAATATCGGATTATCCAATATGTATCACCTTTCATTTGAGTCCTAGCTATCATATTCTCCTATATGCTAAGGCAACAGAAAGAAAGTTACGTAGCGAGCTGAAAACCTTCAGGATCATAATATGTGAGCCGTAGTATCATACTGCAGGTGGAAAGAGTTTTGGAGCTTATAAATGGCCGGAACATTCTTCAATGAGGTAAAAGTTGTTGTGCAAAAGCACACAGTGGACATGGGACTCACTCTTAAGTCTTAACAAATAAAGTAAGATAAGTTAAGAAAGAAAATTCAACCCACTCACCCTGACAAAGAATCCAGCTCTTCAGCAGTTATAAACCACAATGGTGGAGGGGAACGTCCCTTTTTCTCCTGAAATtaacaaaaacagaaacaacAAGTGAAGTGATTATCCTGTAGCTACTGTATCTCCAACATATAACTAATGACAGTTCCAGAACAAGCTAGCCATATAACTGATACAGAAATAGTTTTCCGCACATCAATTCTCGAGTTATGAAAGAAAGACAAGGTATATGTAATATTGCAATATTAGTATGATAGTACTACCAAGCAATAGTATGAAGAAAAGGGTCACTCTTTAAGAAATAGTAAGAAATTAATCATCCAAATAAGTGCACGAACAAGAACAAGGACATGATTCTTCAAAGAGTATTCGAAGTTTTGCAGCACATCACAAATTCTCAATTGCAATATATGTTGTGGACATCCCTTGTTCCTTATTGATTGCATTGGCTGTGCACAAGTAGCGTGCGATGTGTGTGCGCAGAGAGCATTTCTTACCTTAGGTAGTGCAGCAGGCTCTTCCTCAAGCTTGAAGGACCCAAAACCGGTATTTTGTTGAGATCCTTCTGGAAACAAACTGAAATACACAAACATAAATCTCTACCTACCAAATACAAATAATGTAAGAGACCCAAATCAATAATGCTTAATCCATGGATGCATGAGAAACTTGTCTTACCACTTATTAgtatccaaattcaacatcgaCATTCTTTCGGGAACATGCGAGGGCACATAAACTGACATGTCCTGCAATTTCTTTTGCTGCTTCAGCGCGGCATCGATGAGTTTCTGCCATCACATTACAACATCAAAGTACAATTCGCTGAAATTTCAACAAGCAAAACATGTTCCAGGATTAATTAAGTAAATTATCGCCTGCCCTAATGATCAAAATTGGTTCTTTCACTTTCCCATTTGGTggatataaaattaaattttgtaacttGAATTTTCCTAGTTGCCAAGCACATCCTAAGCTCAACAAACATTTGAACGAATTTCCCCaaacttgagagagagagagagagagagatagagagatagagagagagagagtactttAGCTTTAGGGATGGCTAGGGTTTCGTCACGCAAGCGGTCCTTGATGGCCTGAACCTGAAGCTCCATGGCCTTCACGGCCGCGTCGAGGGCCGACAAATCGGTGACGCTGCTCGCCGGGTACACTGCCACACGAACAATTCAGAGGTTATGCGGACAAGTATGATTACAAGAATTGGATGAAGCAGTAGCAGGCGGAGGAGATGGGTCGGGTCGGGTCTTACTGTTTCGCGCAATGACGAGATCTTGAAGCTCCGCGATCCGACGGTTGAACCCTGAGATAACCGAATCCAACGACGCCCCTGCTGTCTTTACCTCCATCTCGTTCTCTCTCTACCTGCCTTGAGAAACTTTCAATCTCTCTGTTGGATCGGAAAATCTTgagttttttggttttcaatttgtgGAAACTGTTTTAGCGGGAAAATGTGTAACGAAAAGCTTGAAACTACTGCCTACCCGCTATGCTAAAGGCCCAAGCCTCCAGGCCAAGTTCTCTAGCCCACCTCAATTTGAAAACCCAACTTGAGGAACAAAActtgaaaaatctcaagttgtttTTGTACCTCAAATTTATAGGCCAAGTTCACTTTATGATTACTTCGATTaaatcattttaatctctatatataaagcaaACACCCTAAACCCCAATCGGGTGAAACATTCAAATATCCCTAAAATACCGCTATGTTATTAAGGGTGTCAAAATAAAACAAGTTAAAGTTTTCAACTTTCACACATTAAGTTTTTTCAATGCGACCTAAAGTAAGAATGATGgaacactttcatacatccgttaggtTTTTCGTGAAAACCTCTATTAACCTGTAACATGACATCCAAGTGGACAATAATTGGCTCCATGTGAACatcgaaaaattaaaaaatatatataaatagaactaaaaattaaaaactaaaccctaaaagttaaaaaatttaaaaataaaaaaactaaaaacttctACCCCACCTCCTTCAGAACACCAAAAAATCCAGAAAGAAAaactaaaccctaaaatttgaaACCCAAAACAACATCAGCCGCTCCGCCTAATCGACCAAGACCGCTCAACCCACTTGTTCCTCCTAGTCCACCGAGACCACCCAAGCCGCTAGTGCCGCCTAAGCCACCAAATTCACGGCAGCCAATGTATATTTATAACTTCAAACCAACAATTCTTTTTCAATTCTGCAAAAAATGGTGATTGGCAAAGGATGAGAATGAACTCGATTTGGGGTTGTCGATTGGATTAAAtaaacatttgatattttgttatGTTATTTTAAGTATAATTGAAAGCGTGCAGTGAAGTGAGTTGTGTCAAAAGTGTGTTTTTAATAGGTGACCTAATGCATTATTTTAAGCATAGCTTGTTCTCTTGCCCTATACAAGAGAGCGAAAAATGGTAGCAAAAACGTACGAGTGAGACTATGAGATGTGAGACTATTGGTATAGTGGATACAATTATAACATGATCTACAACGATCACATATATAAGGTTACATTCACATACAGTAGACATAATTGGCTTGGAATCCACAAGGATCATATATATAAGGTTAGAGTGACAATTTGCAAGTCTTGTTAAAGTGACAGTTTGCAAGTCTTATCACATATATAgggtttaattaataatataaaaataaggaTGTGTGTACATTAATGTACCTGCACAACTACTAAACTTATCATTACCACAAAGTGGCACaataaccaaaaaaatataattaaaaatatcaaCCATGCAAGCACACCATCAGTCATGATTGCCCACCAAACCCTAGCATTAGGTTTAGCAAAATTTGACAACTCAACCGGTGCACATTATATGCACTTCATGTGCGCCATGCACATGGCATGCACATAATATGTACAATTTTTCCAAAATTTCCTAATTAATGATCTTAAAACAGGGCTATTAAATTAGACTaactaaaattttgatttaagcATAACTAAAAGCATACAATGGCCGTTTGTGCGTGCATCTGTGGAGTGAGTACTGTCAAAGGTGTGTTTTTAATAGGTGAACTAATGCATGAGTGGGAAAAATTGCGGCAAAAAGGACATGAGTTAGTCTATGTGTTATGAGCCTAGGGACTCTCTTAAACACTTGCCGTTAAAATGACTCCATAAGACTTAGTGATAAGACAAGGTAGATATAGGGTTTGGTGATAAGATAAGGTAGATATAGTCTCTTAATAATTTGATTTGCACACTTGCTTCGTAATAATGACACCTTGGGTGCCGCTCATTACTACCATAAattgatggttttttttttttcaattatggCTACTATTAGGGTCTTTGATGGTTttttgcaaaataaaaaatagaaaggccatataattaggaagaaaaaaagtaCATGAGAAAAGTAAAGGAAGAGAAAAGATTGTGTTAAAATTTAAACGCTACTATTACAAGAAAATTAAACGAAAATAAACAAGGGAAAATTTGAAAGAGGtccaattttatattataaccCATCTTTTGAAATAGATTCAATTTTTAGTGacttttgatttttgaaatAGATCCAATTTTTAGTCCAATTGGACCCATATCAAAAGACCCCAATAAACAAATTTAGTTAACCTATCTTTACCACATAATGTATCATAAAATATATTTACTTCCTGATGACATCTGCAGGAATTACACTACTGAAATTTTCATAGCCAAAGAAATCCCATTGCAATAGGACCGTGAAAGGATCCTATGGACTTCCACAATTGCTGCATGTTTTCATGGCAGCATTGTCATATtgaaattttagaattttagCTATTACTTCCCTATCCACTCAAAGACCTGACAAACACCGCTAAACCATCTTTCTACATTCCAATACACTCAACCATCCAGATTTGTGATGATTGAGAGAATACAGAAGCTTGAGGCCTTCATACTTCAATTCCCCAATCGTCCCTAAGCACACCAAGATGACACCATGCACATACTTTGCTACTTCATGACCCCTTGAGATCGCCATCTTCAAAGCCTCAATTCCATCTTTTTCTTATTGTCTTGGAAGAAGTATGTCATCCCTAGCATGTACAGGGCCTCGGAATTGCCACAATCTGTGTAACGTTTCAAGAAGTTGGAGACATCTTCATTATTGCTCCATGAACTAAGTGGTTAAAGCCTTCAAATTCCCTAATGTTGATGTGTTCGAATATGTGGTTGTCTTGACCGAtttggttgaacttcttgcacACCATCTTTGCTAAAAACGGGTCCTTAAAAGATCGAGAAGCAACCTTTGTCATTTTTTGGACAAGAAGTTCGTCCAGAAGAGATTGTATGGGCGATGAGGTGATTCTggctttcttcatctttttgAACTTGTGGCTttgaaattaaacacaaaccCTTAAGAAGACAACTTAAATAGGAGGTTTATATCTTAGACAAGAAGGGGAAGAGATATGACTGAGAGAGTGAGTATGTTGGAATTAAATGGTTCTGACAAGAAAAGGAATTTGGTAAATATATAACGATGAAATACCCTTTGAATACAACTTTTCCCGTTGAATACAGCTGTTCAGTTATATCCAACAGTCATATCCtttagaattaattaattaataaataaacagttatattatttctttattaattaattaatctataTCACTATAATCATAATCATATGTATATTAGTATACCAATGTTACAGTGTATCTTCACACATAATTACACATATTGTGAGAACCatgttatcataatcatattccaaCACAAATACAGGAATTATAAGGTCCCTAATTCTAGAATAATGGCCAATTGttagttatatatatacaaatccATATACAAATACATGATTTGTACACTATATACACATGGTATGCACATAGTATGCACACTACATACACATGATATGTAAAAAACTCCTTGGCCAAAGAGTTGCTTATGGCATTTTTATGagctttaattaaaaaaattaccgcattaaattcaaataaaaaattaaagtcaTGTCTCAAAACTATATTACTATGATGTTTTCTTTCAACATAATTAGATCCTCCTCTAAATTGTATAGAACCAAAAAGGAATTGACTTTTATATGGTAAAACATAAGGCTggctttagaaaaaaaaaacaaaaaaaaaaagatgtaaaAACCATCAAGTTTCAAACCTATGTCTTGTTGAAACTATCAAATTATACTCACCAATTGACCTGACACTTAATATTAtttaagcttgcacacaattgataTATAGTAGAAAAATTCTAGAATGGGCTTAGACCAACCCTGGCATCCATGTGGCTCTGCCACTGATCAATTTCCCTAACCTATATGTAAGTTGGAAATGAAGTAGCAGGAGTTGATAAGCTATATGTTGGAATGAAGTAGCAGAAGTTGATAAGCTATATGTTGGAAATAAAGTAGGGGGTGTGAGATTTGACAATTCACTAACCTATATGTTGGAAATGAAGTAGCAAGAGGAACAAAAAACGGAGTGGTGGGGATTCCTACAACTTTCGTAGGTCATATGCATCAAATCCTCACCACACAAGTACCTTCAAAATAATCGCTATTTCACCCAATGGGTTTTCATCCACATCAATGATACACTTGTATAAATAGGCTTCTCACACTTATTTTCCATAACTATTAACCCATAGCAAAAAGTCATTGCACTTCTCAAATAGCCAAAACAATTCACAGCACCAGCATGTCCAAGTTCAGACAAATTGAGGATTTTAACATCGAGTTCCACGGGTGGTACAACATGGAACCTCCTCCACTTCTGGATTATCCAAGGCAAATCATACGTCATCATTTAGCTCTGTTG
This is a stretch of genomic DNA from Malus domestica chromosome 02, GDT2T_hap1. It encodes these proteins:
- the LOC103407220 gene encoding SKA complex subunit 1 homolog — its product is MEVKTAGASLDSVISGFNRRIAELQDLVIARNMYPASSVTDLSALDAAVKAMELQVQAIKDRLRDETLAIPKAKKLIDAALKQQKKLQDMSVYVPSHVPERMSMLNLDTNKCLFPEGSQQNTGFGSFKLEEEPAALPKEKKGRSPPPLWFITAEELDSLSGYMRGRLTVEKINAAINDMATYAEANAQLIFAPKKKVAGDLWEKALEMRDIAMTEGIKGKHFFLETDMKGPTLKPDNTGKAILTVLRHLGRVSETRIGPHRVIILLKRP